The sequence GTCGGTCGGTATGTGGGCGCGCAGGTGCGCGGGGTTGTTCAACTCGCCCTGCACCACAAACACGTTGCGGCCGGCCGGGCTGTCGGCGGTCTGTTCGCTCAGCACCACATGGTCGGCCCGGTCCAGGTTGTTCTGGCGGGCGAGGGTCATCACGCTGGCGATGAGACGCTCGCTGTTCTCGTCCGGCGTGCGCCCGGCTTGCGCATCGATCGCGCTCACGCCCGCGCGTACCTGCTGCAGCAATGGGTAGTCCCGGTGATCAGGGCCGATATCGGCCAGTTTGGTGGGCGGCTGCGTCTGATCGCGCAGACCGTCGGCCGATGCCGTGAACGGGCTGCGGCTGATCGAGCGGTGCGGGTCGTCTTCGTGAAATTGCGTGGCTTTCTGCTGCCGTTCCAGGCGCACGGCGCGAGCATCGTCGAGTTCTGCGATACGGCCGGGATTGGTTTCTTCGCGCATGGAAAGATGCCCGCCGCCTGCGCTGACATTCACCCATTTGTGTTCTTTTTCGAAGTACATCGCATAGAAGCTGTTGCTGCCGATGACGTTGGGGTCGACGGCGGAGCGGCCTTCCAGCATCTGGATTGCTTCGGTCGTCCCGAGCTTGGCCAGGTATTGGCTGCCGGCTGCCAATCCCATCTGCGCAAAGGTCTCGTAGCCGGTGTTGCTGATGCGCGTGGCGCCGGCGTACTCGTTGTCGAGCATATTGGTCCAGATCTGTTCCAGCTTCTGGGGGCCGCTTTTTTCCAGGGCCGCTTGTAGGATGACGCGTGGGGTCCAGCAGTTGGGGTCGAGCTCATGGTCCAGGAAGGCTTGGTCGTGTGCTCGCATGACGTCCTTGCCGGGAAGGTTCAGGGCCATATCCGGACGCTCTTTGTCGAACCAAGCTTGTCGAAGCTCAAGATCCTTCTTGAGCAGCGTCTGCCCGAACTCTTCCCACTGGCGTTCGCTCAATTCAGCATTGGCAAAGCGCGAGCCAGTATCGTGCTGTGTCCTGGCATAGTCTTGCGCGTAATTGTTAGCCACTTGCCCTGGCAAGCTGTCGTTGCGCACTACGCCTAATGCCAGCGTCCCATAGCCGTCTGCTCCCTCAAGCTGCGAGAGATAGTTCCAATACAGCTCGCGATTGCCTTTATTTGCATAGTTCGAAAGACTTTCCAGATCTTGCTCATTCAATCCGCTCACCGGTTGCTCCCTGTAAATACGCTAATCACTGGATTTTAGTGCGGGCTAATACGTTTCTCACCGCATCTTCCATGCGCCTCCAATCCTTCAAAAATGCACGCTTGTAGTTGAGGCTGATGGAAAGTT comes from Xanthomonas vesicatoria ATCC 35937 and encodes:
- a CDS encoding XVIPCD domain-containing protein; the protein is MSGLNEQDLESLSNYANKGNRELYWNYLSQLEGADGYGTLALGVVRNDSLPGQVANNYAQDYARTQHDTGSRFANAELSERQWEEFGQTLLKKDLELRQAWFDKERPDMALNLPGKDVMRAHDQAFLDHELDPNCWTPRVILQAALEKSGPQKLEQIWTNMLDNEYAGATRISNTGYETFAQMGLAAGSQYLAKLGTTEAIQMLEGRSAVDPNVIGSNSFYAMYFEKEHKWVNVSAGGGHLSMREETNPGRIAELDDARAVRLERQQKATQFHEDDPHRSISRSPFTASADGLRDQTQPPTKLADIGPDHRDYPLLQQVRAGVSAIDAQAGRTPDENSERLIASVMTLARQNNLDRADHVVLSEQTADSPAGRNVFVVQGELNNPAHLRAHIPTDVAVQTPVEQSLQQLEVASTDRQQALAQSQQEMDTRQRESASIRMG